One window of the Candidatus Chromulinivoraceae bacterium genome contains the following:
- a CDS encoding FAD-dependent oxidoreductase, with product MKITIVGGGFGGIKAALELAKNRKNHITLISDKPDFQYYPALYSSATGHSHLESWVPLGEIFAGKSNIRVVLDTVEKIDTIKKELTGKAGMVYPYERCILALGSVTTYFNIEGLETYAYGIKSEAEIKALKHHLYCAIAEKHEVDKHYVVVGAGPTGVELAAALGSYLRQLCDHYGVSDSKIRIHLIEAAPRVLPKMNEHVSARVEKRLKKLGVKIQLGKAVQSETADEIMVSGKPIKSHTVIWTSGVMNNPFYAANKDQFKFAPHGGRVAVDQYMRAADDVYVIGDNAATLYTGLAQTALHDAKFVAANIKREQRGMRPWEYRAVEPILIVPVGDRWSAFEWHKLRLYGWIGALLRRAADFVGYSDVLPIGQALGVWRASTVMEDDYFTPSAPDEPSK from the coding sequence ATTACACTCATCAGTGATAAGCCAGACTTTCAATACTACCCCGCATTGTACAGTTCTGCGACGGGTCACAGTCACTTAGAATCGTGGGTTCCATTAGGTGAAATTTTCGCAGGTAAGAGCAATATTCGGGTGGTGCTCGATACAGTCGAAAAGATTGATACGATTAAGAAAGAATTGACCGGAAAAGCTGGGATGGTCTATCCGTATGAGCGTTGTATCCTCGCACTCGGATCTGTTACGACATATTTCAATATTGAGGGACTCGAGACCTATGCATATGGTATAAAGTCCGAGGCTGAGATTAAGGCTCTAAAACATCACCTCTACTGTGCGATTGCTGAAAAGCATGAGGTTGATAAGCATTATGTGGTAGTGGGTGCGGGTCCTACTGGCGTTGAACTTGCAGCAGCTCTTGGCTCGTATTTGCGGCAGCTATGTGATCATTACGGTGTCAGTGATAGCAAGATTCGGATTCACTTGATCGAAGCAGCACCTCGTGTACTGCCAAAAATGAACGAGCACGTGAGTGCGCGCGTCGAAAAGCGTCTTAAAAAACTTGGCGTCAAAATTCAGCTTGGTAAGGCGGTTCAGTCAGAGACTGCAGATGAGATTATGGTAAGTGGTAAGCCAATCAAGAGTCATACGGTTATTTGGACCTCGGGCGTTATGAACAATCCATTCTATGCGGCCAATAAGGATCAATTCAAGTTTGCACCGCACGGGGGAAGAGTTGCGGTTGATCAGTACATGCGAGCAGCTGATGACGTGTACGTGATTGGCGATAACGCAGCAACACTTTATACAGGGCTTGCACAAACGGCGCTTCATGATGCAAAATTTGTTGCCGCTAACATTAAACGCGAGCAACGAGGTATGCGGCCGTGGGAGTATCGTGCGGTCGAACCTATCCTTATCGTACCTGTGGGTGATCGCTGGTCGGCTTTCGAGTGGCATAAACTGCGGTTATACGGCTGGATAGGCGCACTTCTTAGACGAGCAGCTGATTTTGTTGGGTACTCAGATGTACTACCTATTGGTCAGGCTCTTGGTGTATGGCGGGCATCTACTGTTATGGAGGACGACTACTTTACACCTTCCGCTCCAGACGAACCGTCGAAATAA
- a CDS encoding FKBP-type peptidyl-prolyl cis-trans isomerase, with product MATPKSQRIGIWVIAIVMIIGTIGSFAVMILASKNSKVDQARVQQLSAQYQKDYQAYQTKVSSQADQLSTQYYSDFNSYSSQVGKFDTGSVKSLQTNDLKVGTGAALTKTSTFTAYYIGWTPDGNIFDSSIDSGKLKAPISAAPGGVITGWTNSVDGMKVGGVRELTIPADQGYGAKGSGDKIPPNSPLKFIIMVIPTPDVIAQPAVPQELIDYYNSTGASSTPTNASSNSN from the coding sequence ATGGCGACACCAAAAAGTCAGCGCATTGGTATTTGGGTTATTGCGATTGTTATGATTATCGGTACGATAGGCTCATTTGCTGTTATGATTTTAGCAAGCAAGAACAGTAAGGTTGATCAAGCTCGCGTACAACAATTATCGGCTCAATATCAAAAAGATTATCAGGCATATCAGACCAAAGTCAGCTCTCAGGCTGATCAACTGTCGACTCAATATTATAGCGATTTCAACAGCTACTCGAGTCAAGTGGGTAAGTTTGATACTGGCAGTGTAAAGTCACTTCAGACAAACGACTTGAAGGTGGGGACGGGCGCTGCTCTTACGAAGACCTCGACCTTTACCGCATATTACATTGGCTGGACGCCGGATGGCAATATTTTTGATAGTTCGATAGACAGTGGTAAGCTGAAGGCTCCTATTAGTGCTGCACCAGGTGGTGTTATCACTGGATGGACTAACAGTGTCGACGGTATGAAAGTTGGTGGTGTACGTGAACTTACTATTCCAGCTGATCAAGGTTATGGCGCCAAAGGCAGCGGGGATAAAATTCCACCAAACTCACCACTCAAGTTTATTATTATGGTCATCCCAACTCCTGATGTAATTGCGCAGCCTGCGGTTCCACAAGAATTGATTGACTACTATAACAGTACTGGTGCGTCATCAACTCCAACAAACGCAAGTTCAAATAGTAATTAA
- a CDS encoding FAD-dependent oxidoreductase encodes MEDTVRDVVMIGAGPSALAAAVYTTREAIDTVLYEKSVIGGLAAITDQVDNYPGFPDGVPGLELAERLEKQAERFGAHIEYGDVSSIRDEGDIKVVIVDDQEVKARAVLIATGSDYNKIGVPGEKEYYGRGVHYCATCDGAFYRDKRLVVVGGGNSGYQEALFLTRFASHIDLLVRSTVKASEILQQQMQEYVDNGKVTVHLQTAVDEIVAVDKRVVGVKATKDGQSVTFDCDGVFVFVGLKPNTQFLAGSGIELDAQGLVKTDQHLSTNIRGIYASGDVRSGATMQVASAVGEGATAALSIREYLDDFKHKNK; translated from the coding sequence ATGGAAGATACAGTTCGAGATGTTGTAATGATTGGCGCCGGTCCAAGTGCTTTAGCGGCTGCCGTCTACACGACTCGTGAAGCAATTGATACCGTATTATACGAAAAAAGCGTCATTGGTGGCCTTGCAGCAATAACCGACCAAGTAGACAACTACCCTGGATTTCCCGATGGAGTTCCTGGTTTAGAGTTAGCGGAGCGACTTGAAAAACAAGCTGAACGCTTTGGTGCGCATATTGAATATGGTGATGTATCTTCTATTCGGGATGAGGGCGACATAAAAGTTGTTATCGTGGATGATCAAGAAGTCAAAGCACGCGCCGTGCTTATTGCAACGGGTAGTGACTATAATAAAATTGGCGTTCCGGGTGAGAAGGAATATTATGGCCGTGGCGTTCACTACTGTGCAACATGTGATGGAGCGTTTTATCGCGACAAACGACTTGTTGTAGTGGGCGGCGGTAACTCAGGGTATCAAGAAGCACTCTTTTTGACTCGGTTTGCTTCTCACATTGATTTGCTTGTTCGCAGTACAGTAAAGGCAAGTGAAATTTTGCAGCAGCAAATGCAAGAATACGTTGATAATGGTAAGGTAACCGTTCATCTGCAAACCGCTGTAGACGAAATTGTCGCAGTTGATAAAAGAGTTGTTGGAGTTAAAGCCACAAAAGACGGTCAATCGGTTACATTTGACTGTGATGGTGTTTTTGTATTTGTTGGGCTTAAACCTAACACTCAGTTCTTAGCTGGTAGTGGCATCGAGCTTGATGCACAGGGGCTCGTTAAAACTGATCAACACCTTTCTACGAACATTCGCGGTATTTATGCCAGCGGTGATGTACGGAGTGGTGCGACTATGCAGGTAGCGAGTGCAGTTGGTGAGGGTGCTACGGCTGCGCTCTCGATTCGAGAGTATCTAGACGATTTTAAACATAAGAATAAGTAG
- a CDS encoding glycerophosphodiester phosphodiesterase translates to MLVIGHRGAAGLAPENSLKAMRAGIKAGADMLEFDIRLTKDKIPVLSHDFHTLRTHHDASIIGRHTLKELEEKIKDNPIVPLTRVLDDFFGVIVLNIEIKGRGAGKIVAELIKNRYIKKQEQWDNIILSSFKGSELSSIRSVSKNANLGLLHSENPFIFIAYHRKLQLTAVGFHRLYINRFALEIAKRAGIFTYAYTVNRPHTALKLAEQGLDAVVTDRPDIILSEIKKYAD, encoded by the coding sequence ATGTTAGTGATTGGACACCGGGGGGCCGCCGGCTTAGCGCCCGAGAACAGCCTTAAGGCTATGCGTGCCGGTATTAAAGCCGGTGCAGACATGCTTGAATTCGACATTCGTTTGACAAAAGACAAGATTCCCGTCTTAAGTCATGATTTCCATACACTTCGCACTCACCACGACGCCTCAATTATTGGTCGCCACACCTTAAAAGAACTTGAAGAAAAAATAAAAGATAATCCTATCGTGCCGCTCACTAGAGTATTAGATGATTTTTTTGGTGTCATTGTATTAAACATCGAAATTAAAGGTAGGGGCGCTGGTAAGATTGTTGCCGAACTGATCAAAAACCGTTACATAAAAAAACAGGAACAGTGGGATAATATTATTCTCTCATCGTTCAAAGGTTCCGAGCTCTCCAGCATTAGATCGGTTAGTAAAAATGCAAATCTAGGTCTCTTACATAGTGAAAATCCATTTATTTTCATTGCCTATCATAGAAAACTCCAGCTTACAGCAGTTGGCTTTCATCGCCTCTATATTAATCGGTTTGCGCTCGAAATCGCAAAACGCGCGGGGATCTTTACTTACGCATATACGGTCAACCGACCACATACCGCGTTAAAACTTGCGGAACAAGGCCTAGACGCTGTCGTTACTGATCGTCCAGACATTATCCTCTCTGAAATAAAAAAATACGCCGACTAG
- a CDS encoding inorganic diphosphatase translates to MADFNKILTPGNVSDGTINVVIEIPAGSMHKIEWNRDLAVMQLDRVEPSVFAKPTNYGFIPQTLDEDGDELDVLLVTDAPLPTGIFLEAKIIGVMKFEDDGEVDDKIVAVPADDRNTGNAVNALSDLPQQLIKQIEFHFNHYKDLKKPGTTTVKSWDDSEEAKRVIAESIERWNNR, encoded by the coding sequence ATGGCTGATTTTAATAAAATTCTCACGCCCGGCAATGTAAGTGACGGTACGATCAATGTTGTTATCGAAATTCCTGCTGGCAGTATGCACAAAATTGAATGGAACCGCGATCTTGCTGTGATGCAACTTGATCGTGTGGAGCCTTCAGTTTTCGCAAAACCAACAAACTACGGATTTATTCCACAAACACTTGATGAAGATGGTGATGAACTAGATGTTCTACTGGTGACAGACGCACCACTTCCAACAGGTATCTTTTTGGAAGCAAAAATTATTGGTGTTATGAAGTTTGAAGACGACGGCGAAGTAGACGACAAGATCGTTGCAGTACCTGCCGATGATCGTAATACTGGTAATGCGGTCAATGCACTAAGTGATTTGCCACAACAACTTATTAAGCAGATTGAGTTCCACTTTAATCACTATAAAGATCTTAAGAAGCCTGGTACGACTACTGTAAAGAGTTGGGATGATAGTGAAGAGGCAAAGCGAGTTATCGCAGAGTCTATTGAGCGTTGGAATAATCGATAG
- a CDS encoding RelA/SpoT family protein: MKKHHVLDQAKLHYEEDQILELDHAIDFATKAHEGQKRKSGEPYVSHPLAVAATLIDWGMDIDTVLAGVLHDTVEDTDATLDNIENLFGRDVAFLVDGVTKVSQARAGMRNLESYLPQTKDNLSKLLIAVGQDVRVIIIKLADRLHNLSTLQYMPPEKQVKIARESLEVFAPMADRLGMGRVRMEIEELAFSYLDPKEYHRLGNLMKKRLGKSTRKLGAVRQEVEVELKKHNIEFEVNGRVKSIYSLHKKLQKVGDNIDDIYDLMALRVVVKNKEDCYKVLGILHSMYQPMISRIKDYIAVPKPNGYQSLHTTVITPSKQIVEFQIRTYEMHDYAERGLAASFHYHERKNSKDYVKKRTVSNLPAQLQWITQLQEIASRLRSGDDISEDQLNVDLFGDRIFVYSPKGDIYNLPYGALPLDFAFMVHSDIGKHAYSFKVNGNIHPFDKPLQNGDVVEVVTRKLSHPRQAWLDLVKTNHAREKLRAQLKKLELIETISDAANVIKQKALRKRNK, encoded by the coding sequence ATGAAAAAACACCATGTGCTCGATCAAGCTAAGCTTCACTACGAGGAAGATCAAATCCTTGAGCTTGATCATGCGATCGACTTTGCAACAAAAGCACACGAAGGTCAAAAACGTAAAAGTGGCGAGCCGTATGTATCTCATCCACTTGCCGTGGCGGCCACACTTATTGATTGGGGCATGGATATTGACACAGTACTTGCCGGCGTCTTGCATGATACCGTAGAGGATACGGATGCCACGCTCGATAACATCGAAAACCTATTTGGACGAGACGTTGCATTTTTAGTCGACGGAGTTACTAAGGTTTCTCAAGCCCGAGCCGGTATGCGCAACCTTGAAAGCTATCTGCCGCAAACCAAGGATAACCTCTCAAAGCTGCTCATTGCCGTCGGTCAGGACGTACGCGTCATTATCATTAAACTTGCCGACCGTCTTCATAACCTCTCTACTCTGCAGTACATGCCGCCTGAAAAGCAAGTAAAAATCGCCCGTGAAAGTCTTGAGGTTTTTGCACCCATGGCCGACCGTCTCGGTATGGGTCGTGTTCGAATGGAAATTGAAGAGCTCGCCTTTAGTTATCTCGACCCCAAGGAATACCACCGACTCGGTAATCTCATGAAGAAGCGACTTGGGAAAAGCACGCGTAAACTTGGTGCCGTTCGTCAAGAGGTGGAAGTTGAACTTAAAAAACATAACATCGAGTTTGAAGTTAATGGCCGTGTTAAAAGCATCTATAGTCTTCATAAAAAACTACAAAAAGTTGGCGATAACATCGACGACATCTACGACCTTATGGCACTACGCGTAGTCGTAAAGAATAAAGAAGATTGCTACAAAGTACTCGGCATTCTTCATTCGATGTATCAACCAATGATTTCGCGTATTAAAGATTATATTGCCGTGCCAAAACCAAACGGCTATCAAAGTCTTCATACAACAGTTATCACGCCGAGTAAGCAAATAGTGGAATTTCAGATTAGGACCTACGAGATGCACGATTACGCAGAACGCGGTCTTGCGGCTAGTTTCCATTATCACGAGCGTAAAAACTCTAAAGACTATGTTAAGAAACGTACAGTCTCAAACCTACCCGCACAACTGCAATGGATAACTCAGCTTCAAGAAATCGCCTCTCGTCTACGTTCAGGCGATGACATATCCGAAGACCAGCTTAATGTCGATCTTTTTGGAGATCGTATTTTTGTTTACTCGCCTAAGGGAGACATTTATAACCTACCCTATGGCGCCCTACCACTCGACTTCGCCTTTATGGTACATAGTGACATTGGTAAGCATGCTTATAGTTTTAAGGTGAACGGTAACATTCATCCGTTTGACAAGCCTCTTCAGAATGGTGATGTGGTCGAAGTCGTAACGCGCAAATTATCACATCCTCGACAGGCATGGCTCGATCTTGTAAAAACCAATCATGCACGCGAAAAGCTACGGGCTCAACTCAAGAAACTTGAGCTTATCGAAACGATCAGCGACGCTGCCAATGTCATTAAACAAAAAGCACTCCGTAAACGTAACAAGTAA
- the gap gene encoding type I glyceraldehyde-3-phosphate dehydrogenase produces MSQVNLAINGFGRIGRNAFKIAFERSDLTIVAINDLTDTKTLAHLLKHDSSYGNYQHEVSYDDDGIVVDGKHIKVLAQKDPAQLPWHDLKVDVVIESTGFFVEPAKARAHIDQAGAKRVIISAPAKGEGSDTIVLGVNEELIGKEGTSDVLNNASCTTNCITPVMAVLESNFGIEKAMMTTIHSYTADQRLQDSPHKDLRRARAAAENIVPTSTGASIAAGQALPAIAGVFGGLSIRVPTPVVSLSDFVVVTKRDVTMDEVIAAFKKAADEPFYQGILSVTEEPLVSSDFKGNSHSAIVDLPLTNVVGGNLVKVVAWYDNEWGYSNRLVELTADVGRALQQS; encoded by the coding sequence ATGAGTCAAGTAAACCTCGCGATTAACGGCTTTGGTCGTATTGGTCGCAATGCCTTCAAGATCGCTTTTGAAAGGAGCGATCTGACAATTGTAGCTATTAATGATTTAACAGATACAAAAACCTTGGCACACCTATTAAAACACGATTCTTCGTATGGTAACTATCAGCACGAAGTGAGTTATGATGATGACGGTATCGTTGTGGATGGCAAACACATTAAGGTGTTAGCTCAAAAGGATCCAGCGCAACTGCCATGGCATGATCTTAAGGTCGACGTAGTCATTGAAAGTACGGGTTTTTTTGTTGAACCTGCTAAGGCGCGCGCACATATTGATCAGGCTGGTGCTAAACGAGTGATTATTAGTGCTCCGGCTAAGGGTGAAGGTTCGGACACTATTGTTCTTGGTGTTAACGAAGAACTAATTGGAAAAGAAGGTACAAGCGACGTACTAAATAATGCAAGTTGTACGACCAACTGTATTACACCAGTTATGGCAGTGCTTGAGAGTAACTTCGGTATCGAAAAAGCTATGATGACAACCATCCACAGCTACACGGCTGACCAGCGACTACAAGATTCGCCACATAAAGATTTGCGTCGCGCACGTGCTGCGGCAGAAAACATTGTACCAACGAGTACGGGTGCGAGTATTGCTGCTGGACAGGCTCTTCCTGCAATCGCTGGTGTGTTTGGTGGCTTGAGCATTCGCGTACCAACCCCAGTTGTAAGCCTTAGCGATTTTGTCGTAGTGACAAAACGCGATGTTACGATGGATGAGGTTATTGCTGCCTTTAAAAAAGCCGCTGACGAGCCATTCTACCAAGGGATTCTGTCGGTTACTGAAGAGCCTCTCGTCAGTAGCGATTTTAAAGGTAACAGCCATAGTGCGATTGTAGACTTACCATTAACAAACGTTGTTGGTGGCAACCTTGTAAAGGTTGTCGCATGGTATGACAACGAATGGGGTTATAGCAACCGCCTTGTAGAATTAACAGCGGATGTTGGACGTGCGCTTCAGCAGAGCTAG
- a CDS encoding RpiB/LacA/LacB family sugar-phosphate isomerase, whose product MKIFLGADHQGFAMKEQVFAYLVKRGFDVEDVGDKELSPDDDFPEFAQLAALKVLGSDDKDPRAILLCGGGQGMCMAANRFKGIRASVIWDAYEARMTRNDNDSNVLCLPSRVLKNHEGEWKDIIDTWVDTPFANAARFRRRNAQIDEL is encoded by the coding sequence ATGAAGATTTTCCTGGGTGCAGATCATCAAGGCTTTGCTATGAAAGAGCAAGTTTTTGCCTATCTCGTGAAACGTGGTTTTGATGTTGAAGATGTCGGAGATAAAGAGCTTTCGCCAGATGACGATTTTCCGGAATTTGCACAACTTGCTGCATTAAAGGTGCTTGGCAGTGACGACAAAGACCCACGTGCAATTTTACTTTGTGGTGGTGGCCAGGGAATGTGTATGGCGGCGAATCGTTTTAAGGGAATTCGAGCTAGTGTCATTTGGGACGCTTATGAGGCACGTATGACTCGTAATGACAACGATAGTAACGTGCTATGTCTTCCGTCGCGTGTTCTTAAAAATCACGAGGGCGAATGGAAAGATATCATAGACACCTGGGTTGATACGCCATTTGCAAATGCCGCCAGGTTTAGGCGTCGTAATGCGCAGATTGATGAGCTGTAG
- a CDS encoding transketolase: protein MSVRLTITQLEHKANEVRKDIISMLEAAGSGHSAGPLDLADAVTALYFNIMNIDPARPDWPERDVFFLSNGHTVPVQYAVMAERGYFPKEELLTLRKLGSRLQGHPERTKLPGLENTSGPLGCGLSQAAGYAYSLQYFEDARHRFVYVITGDGELDEGNIWEAAMFAGKYKLSQLITFVDRNNIQIDGSTENVMPLEDLRGKWESFGWHVQEIDGNNIESVIEAASMARAITNRPSVIIMHTVPGRGVDFMEYDYKWHGVPPNSEQAKEALTKLRTLDGKITSGDIE from the coding sequence GTGAGTGTTAGACTGACGATAACGCAACTGGAGCATAAAGCAAATGAAGTCCGTAAGGACATTATTAGCATGCTTGAAGCAGCAGGTAGCGGCCATAGCGCCGGTCCGCTTGATCTCGCCGATGCAGTAACGGCTCTATATTTTAATATCATGAATATTGATCCAGCACGTCCTGACTGGCCTGAGCGTGATGTATTTTTCCTTAGTAACGGCCATACTGTGCCAGTACAGTATGCAGTCATGGCAGAGCGGGGCTATTTCCCTAAAGAGGAACTACTAACACTTCGAAAGCTCGGTAGTCGCCTACAAGGTCACCCTGAACGTACAAAACTACCAGGTCTCGAGAATACAAGTGGGCCGCTAGGGTGTGGTTTAAGTCAGGCGGCAGGTTACGCGTACTCATTACAATATTTTGAAGATGCTCGTCATCGTTTCGTATATGTTATCACCGGTGACGGTGAGCTCGATGAGGGTAATATTTGGGAAGCTGCTATGTTTGCGGGCAAATATAAGCTAAGTCAGCTGATTACATTTGTTGATCGTAACAATATTCAAATTGATGGTTCGACCGAGAATGTCATGCCACTTGAAGATCTCCGTGGTAAGTGGGAGAGCTTTGGTTGGCACGTGCAGGAGATTGATGGCAATAACATCGAGAGTGTTATCGAGGCTGCTAGTATGGCTCGTGCGATTACTAACCGTCCGAGCGTCATTATTATGCATACCGTTCCAGGTAGAGGAGTCGATTTTATGGAATACGACTATAAATGGCACGGCGTGCCACCCAACAGTGAGCAAGCTAAAGAAGCGCTCACGAAGTTGCGGACACTTGACGGCAAGATCACCTCAGGAGATATAGAATAA
- a CDS encoding transketolase C-terminal domain-containing protein — protein sequence MYPLNPDLYNDNVKKEPIRAGFGRGLKAAGEANDKIVALCADLTDSTKMSLFRDAFPNRFVQVGIAEQNLVTLASGMARAGKIPFTSSYAAFSPGRNWEQIRTTIALNQQPVKIIGSHAGVSVGPDGATHQMLEDIALMRVLPNMVVIAPGDSIEAEKATKAIAENGKPTYMRLAREGTPIFSTEESPFEIGKAYVLREGRDVTLLGTGTMTYQLLVAATELEELGIQAEVVHVPTIKPLDTETILASVKKTGRVVSGEEAQAAGGFGGAIAELLTENLPTPLLRIGMKDRFGESGNPEELMAYFGLDSHSVALDVKDFTDAMPRYHQGF from the coding sequence ATGTACCCACTTAACCCTGACCTCTATAATGACAATGTCAAGAAGGAGCCGATCCGTGCAGGTTTTGGCCGTGGCCTGAAAGCAGCAGGTGAGGCAAACGATAAAATTGTTGCGCTATGTGCAGATCTTACAGATAGTACCAAAATGTCACTATTTCGTGACGCTTTTCCCAATCGCTTTGTACAAGTAGGTATTGCTGAGCAGAACCTTGTGACCCTTGCAAGTGGTATGGCGCGTGCTGGCAAGATCCCTTTTACGAGCAGCTATGCAGCATTTAGCCCGGGTCGTAACTGGGAACAGATTCGCACAACAATTGCGCTTAATCAGCAACCAGTCAAAATTATCGGCTCGCACGCTGGCGTAAGTGTTGGTCCGGATGGCGCAACACATCAAATGCTTGAGGACATTGCACTTATGCGTGTGCTTCCTAATATGGTTGTTATCGCGCCAGGAGATAGTATCGAAGCTGAAAAAGCAACGAAAGCTATTGCGGAAAATGGCAAACCAACCTACATGCGTCTTGCTCGCGAAGGCACTCCAATTTTTAGTACCGAAGAATCTCCATTTGAAATTGGTAAAGCCTACGTACTTCGTGAGGGTCGAGATGTCACGTTACTCGGTACTGGTACGATGACATATCAACTCCTCGTAGCAGCAACGGAACTCGAGGAGCTAGGTATACAGGCGGAGGTCGTCCATGTGCCAACTATTAAGCCGCTCGATACGGAGACTATTCTTGCGAGCGTTAAAAAGACCGGTCGAGTTGTATCTGGTGAAGAGGCGCAGGCAGCTGGCGGCTTCGGTGGGGCTATTGCAGAACTACTCACTGAAAATCTGCCAACCCCACTGCTTCGTATTGGTATGAAGGATAGATTTGGTGAGAGTGGTAATCCTGAAGAACTGATGGCCTACTTCGGGCTAGACAGCCACTCTGTTGCACTTGATGTTAAAGACTTTACTGATGCTATGCCACGGTATCATCAGGGATTTTAA
- a CDS encoding class II fructose-bisphosphate aldolase, whose product MGLTIKQIRDNTVRARHLMQRSRRQKFAVGAFNIDNQETLIAVSKAAQKLQSPVLVEVSHGEVEAMGIENIRDLVDNYRDEYGVEMYINLDHSPTVDACKRAIDAGYEFIHIDISQANHDAPLDEIIAKTKEVVEYAKFTGALVEAEERYFMGSSNLHKEAIDYEEVKKYNTTPKEAASFVTQTGIDTLAVQIGNLHGLYSVPKKLDLELLQEIRDVIDCQISLHGGSGTPLHYFEDAAKIGVSKININSDMRYTFRKTLERVLSENPDEYAIVKLMPQVYDAVQAVVEDKIHAFGSAKRAIR is encoded by the coding sequence ATGGGACTAACAATTAAGCAAATTCGCGACAACACGGTGCGAGCGCGTCATTTAATGCAGCGATCGCGAAGACAAAAATTTGCCGTCGGTGCGTTTAATATTGATAACCAAGAGACACTGATCGCTGTTTCAAAGGCTGCGCAAAAATTACAGTCGCCAGTACTCGTTGAAGTTAGCCATGGCGAGGTAGAAGCGATGGGAATTGAAAACATTCGCGACCTCGTTGATAACTATCGTGATGAGTATGGTGTTGAGATGTATATCAATCTTGACCATAGCCCAACGGTTGATGCCTGCAAACGTGCGATTGATGCTGGGTATGAATTTATTCACATAGACATATCACAAGCGAATCACGATGCTCCACTTGACGAAATTATCGCCAAGACAAAGGAAGTGGTAGAGTATGCTAAATTTACAGGTGCACTTGTAGAGGCTGAAGAGCGATACTTTATGGGCTCCTCTAATCTTCACAAAGAGGCTATCGACTATGAAGAGGTAAAGAAATATAATACAACACCAAAAGAGGCAGCAAGTTTTGTTACGCAAACAGGTATTGATACGCTTGCCGTTCAAATTGGTAACTTACATGGTTTATATTCTGTTCCTAAAAAACTTGATTTGGAGTTACTTCAAGAAATTCGCGATGTTATTGATTGTCAAATAAGTCTGCATGGTGGTAGCGGTACCCCACTTCATTACTTTGAAGATGCAGCAAAAATAGGTGTGAGCAAAATTAACATCAATAGTGATATGCGCTATACGTTCCGCAAAACGCTTGAAAGAGTTCTTTCAGAAAATCCCGATGAATACGCGATAGTTAAACTCATGCCTCAGGTTTACGATGCCGTTCAAGCCGTCGTAGAAGATAAAATCCATGCATTCGGTAGCGCTAAAAGGGCGATTCGCTAA